In a genomic window of Amycolatopsis japonica:
- a CDS encoding SDR family oxidoreductase has product MHVFVTGATGWIGSAVVDELLDAGHEVTGLARSDDSATALERKGARVHRGDLDDLDGLRAGAESADAVIHLANKHDWANPAESDRAERAAVQTFADTLTGTGRAFVLAAGLSTLATGRPATETDLSPAVGPGSHRGGAENLALEYAEKGMRVISARFAPSVHGVGDHGFVAALVAAARKHGVSGYLGDGTAAWAAVHRTDAARLVRLGLEGAPTGSLLHAVAEEAVTTKEIAEAIGRTLDVPVVSVAPENAAEHFGFVGRFFALDMSASSARTRELLKWTPYGPSLAEDIEAGAYA; this is encoded by the coding sequence ATGCACGTATTCGTCACCGGGGCGACCGGCTGGATCGGCTCGGCCGTCGTGGACGAACTGCTCGACGCCGGCCACGAGGTCACCGGCCTCGCCCGATCGGACGACTCCGCCACCGCTCTGGAGCGGAAGGGCGCCCGGGTCCACCGCGGCGACCTGGACGATCTCGACGGCCTCCGTGCGGGCGCCGAGTCGGCCGACGCCGTCATCCACCTGGCGAACAAGCACGACTGGGCCAACCCCGCGGAGTCCGACCGGGCCGAGCGGGCGGCCGTCCAGACCTTCGCCGACACCTTGACCGGCACCGGCCGGGCCTTCGTTCTCGCCGCGGGCCTCTCGACCCTGGCCACCGGACGCCCCGCCACCGAGACCGACCTCTCCCCCGCCGTCGGCCCCGGCTCCCACCGTGGCGGCGCCGAGAACCTCGCGCTGGAGTACGCCGAAAAGGGCATGCGGGTGATCAGTGCCCGCTTCGCGCCGTCCGTGCACGGCGTCGGCGACCACGGGTTCGTCGCCGCGCTCGTCGCGGCCGCCCGCAAGCACGGCGTCTCCGGGTATCTCGGCGACGGCACCGCCGCCTGGGCCGCCGTGCACCGCACCGACGCGGCTCGGCTCGTCCGCCTGGGGCTGGAAGGCGCGCCCACCGGCTCGCTGCTCCACGCGGTCGCGGAAGAAGCCGTCACCACGAAAGAGATCGCCGAAGCCATCGGACGGACGCTCGACGTCCCGGTGGTGTCCGTGGCGCCGGAGAACGCCGCCGAGCACTTCGGGTTCGTCGGCCGGTTCTTCGCGCTGGACATGTCCGCGTCCAGCGCGCGCACCCGCGAACTCCTGAAGTGGACCCCGTACGGACCGAGCCTGGCCGAAGACATCGAAGCCGGCGCTTACGCCTGA
- a CDS encoding darcynin family protein yields the protein MSEVTAFMLVKTTPEWLGLTVEQRVSAFKTEVLPAIESKVKGVRSRFFDTEFYSARVTDVWVWEADDHHSYQLLVEALRETPFWDRYFEMVDLLVGVENAYATNYGLDAYASVDT from the coding sequence ATGTCCGAAGTGACCGCTTTCATGCTGGTGAAGACCACGCCCGAGTGGCTCGGGCTCACCGTCGAACAACGGGTGTCGGCCTTCAAGACCGAGGTCCTCCCCGCCATCGAGAGCAAGGTGAAGGGCGTCCGGTCCCGCTTCTTCGACACCGAGTTCTACTCCGCGCGAGTGACCGACGTGTGGGTGTGGGAGGCCGACGACCACCACTCGTACCAGCTGCTCGTCGAGGCGCTGCGCGAGACGCCGTTCTGGGATCGGTACTTCGAGATGGTCGACCTTCTGGTCGGGGTCGAGAACGCGTATGCCACGAACTACGGTCTGGACGCCTACGCGAGCGTCGACACCTGA